A window of the Streptomyces sp. Ag109_O5-10 genome harbors these coding sequences:
- the fabG gene encoding 3-oxoacyl-ACP reductase FabG has protein sequence MSSTEQRVAVVTGAARGIGAATAVRLAAEGRAVAVIDLDEAACKDTVEKITAAGGKAIAVGADVSDEAQVAAAITRVVEELGAPTILVNNAGVLRDNLLFKMSASDWDTVLNVHLRGSFLMTKAVQQHMVEAGWGRVVNLSSSSALGNRGQANYSAAKAGLQGFTKTLAIELGKFGITANAVAPGFIATEMTKATAERVKMGFEEFKAAAATQIPVQRVGEPEDIANAIAFFTNEAAGFVSGQVLYVAGGPLD, from the coding sequence ATGTCCAGCACTGAGCAGCGGGTGGCCGTCGTCACCGGTGCCGCACGCGGCATCGGCGCCGCCACCGCCGTACGACTGGCCGCCGAGGGCCGCGCGGTCGCCGTGATCGACCTCGACGAGGCCGCCTGCAAGGACACCGTCGAGAAGATCACCGCGGCCGGCGGCAAGGCGATCGCGGTCGGTGCCGACGTCTCCGACGAGGCCCAGGTCGCCGCCGCGATCACGCGGGTCGTCGAGGAGCTGGGCGCCCCGACCATCCTGGTCAACAACGCCGGCGTGCTCCGCGACAACCTGCTGTTCAAGATGTCCGCGTCCGACTGGGACACGGTCCTCAACGTGCACCTGCGCGGCTCCTTCCTGATGACCAAGGCCGTCCAGCAGCACATGGTCGAGGCCGGCTGGGGCCGGGTCGTCAACCTGTCCTCCTCCTCGGCGCTCGGCAACCGCGGCCAGGCCAACTACTCCGCCGCCAAGGCCGGTCTGCAGGGCTTCACCAAGACCCTCGCCATCGAGCTCGGCAAGTTCGGCATCACCGCCAACGCCGTCGCCCCCGGCTTCATCGCCACCGAGATGACCAAGGCCACCGCGGAGCGCGTGAAGATGGGCTTCGAGGAGTTCAAGGCCGCCGCGGCCACCCAGATCCCGGTGCAGCGCGTCGGCGAGCCCGAGGACATCGCCAACGCCATCGCCTTCTTCACGAACGAGGCCGCGGGCTTCGTCTCCGGCCAGGTGCTGTACGTGGCCGGCGGACCGCTCGACTAG
- a CDS encoding SDR family oxidoreductase: protein MTELPELSGKVAVVTGASRGIGYGIAEAMIARGDRVVITGRNEDTLKEAVESLGAERVVGVAGKAHDLAHQSEVVERAMAAFGRVDYLVNNAGTNPVFGPIADVDLDVARKVFETNVVSALGFAQKTWHAWQKDNGGAIVNIASVAGLSASPFIGAYGISKAAMINLTQQLAHEFAPGVRVNAIAPAVVKTKFAEALYEGREAEAAAGYPLKRLGVPSDIGGAAAFLTSEQSDWITGQTLVVDGGIFLNAGMA from the coding sequence ATGACTGAACTGCCCGAGCTGTCCGGCAAGGTCGCCGTCGTCACCGGCGCGAGCCGCGGCATCGGCTACGGCATCGCCGAGGCGATGATCGCCCGCGGTGACCGCGTCGTCATCACCGGCCGCAACGAGGACACCCTCAAGGAGGCCGTCGAGAGCCTCGGCGCCGAGCGCGTCGTCGGCGTCGCCGGCAAGGCGCACGACCTGGCCCACCAGAGCGAGGTCGTCGAACGCGCCATGGCGGCCTTCGGCCGCGTCGACTACCTGGTCAACAACGCCGGAACCAACCCGGTGTTCGGCCCGATCGCCGACGTCGACCTGGACGTGGCCCGCAAGGTGTTCGAGACCAACGTGGTCTCCGCCCTCGGCTTCGCCCAGAAGACCTGGCACGCCTGGCAGAAGGACAACGGCGGCGCCATCGTCAACATCGCCTCCGTCGCCGGCCTGTCGGCCTCGCCGTTCATCGGCGCGTACGGCATCAGCAAGGCCGCGATGATCAACCTGACCCAGCAGCTGGCGCACGAGTTCGCCCCCGGCGTCCGGGTCAACGCCATCGCCCCCGCGGTCGTCAAGACCAAGTTCGCGGAGGCCCTGTACGAGGGCCGCGAGGCGGAGGCCGCCGCGGGCTACCCGCTCAAGCGGCTCGGCGTGCCCTCCGACATCGGCGGCGCCGCCGCCTTCCTCACCTCGGAGCAGTCCGACTGGATCACCGGCCAGACACTCGTCGTCGACGGCGGCATCTTCCTCAACGCCGGCATGGCCTGA